The following DNA comes from Chelmon rostratus isolate fCheRos1 chromosome 20, fCheRos1.pri, whole genome shotgun sequence.
ACAAAGATGGTTGAGCAACTGAACTGTCAGGGCTGACATGCCAACAAcaaatgtttctcttctttttctggtAACTGTCAGACTACACTGTCTATTTCCAGAAGTTTAGCTAGTTCATGAAAACGGTTATGTTTTAAGAGATAGGCttttattcatgcttttgtttaatGGAtaatctgctgtgtgttgaatGTGGAGATATAACAGCAATATTACTGATGGGCAACAAAGTAACccacaaattaatttaaagaaTTTAATGTACTCTGTTTCCTGCCCACTGCTAGGTTAGTGTCCATGTGTACTTTCAATATAATTGCCCTTGAGCAGCCTCCTAATGTCATGTGGCCTGGATACATCTTAATTCCCTTTAAATCCCTCCACAACAGATTGCCATATGTGACAGCTGAGTGCCGGCCAGCAGGCCGCTGCCTGGCCTCTCAGCCTGTCCTGTTGCTTATTGTTTCAGTGGGACTTGGATATCATGCAGGGTTTTGTTTAGAGGAATCATTTCTACTTTGCAGTGGAAAAAGCTAAATTGAGAAGCCTTTATACAGTGTGCAAAAGGGATGGCAaatctttaaatatttacatatttgtaGTTGCACTGATGATTCATTCATGAAATGATTAGCAGGAGTCATAGAGCTAAATCCGGTTTGGACATCATCATCTGTGGATGGGAGTTCCTGGCCCCATTCAGTGAAATAAATGCTAATCTCATTTTGTTTAGCTGCCCGTGGCTTACCTGCAACAGTATTTCCTTTAACCTAAATAAAGCAGGTCGATACTCAAGGAAACAGGTTCTACTTATTCGCCACACTGAACTAAAGTTTCATGGAAATAACTGAGAGATGGAATCTAAATCCTACACCCATACATCCTTAACACCCTCATACTCAAAACGATGGGGTCTTTATTTCTTCGATCATGcgtatttcattattttcaaacaatATATCCATTAACCTTTGTTCATCCAAAGTATACCTGTTTTTTCCATAACATCTCATTTCCCTTATTATATCAGAGTATGCATGCTGTTTTGCTGTCAggtctcacagctgcacacTGGGCGACTGCTGTTTAAACAGCGCCAATTATGTTaaatgccttgctcaagagAAACTGTATGTGAGTTCTTTGATAGTGCACAGCATTTAATTGAAGAAGTCTATTCCTGAAGGATAGTTCAGTTATTGCATTGATTTTACCAACAAAACTCTGCTTGTGAGCATACATGCAGCACCATGTCCCAAAAAGCTATAGCCTTTAGAATTATGTTCAATTGCTGGGACATCATgctacacatttttttttacattttttttggcCCAGACTTCCCCTGGGTCTTCTATTGAAGAAATAGTGCATGTCCTATACAACCCAACATTAATCCTCCATGCAAAAGGATAAACTACTCAGGCTACTATAAGACACTCAGTTTACCTTATTGTCTGTGAGACAAACTGAGACATTACTTATGAGGCTGATGTCAGAATGCATATGTGGATATGATGCAATTGCATTAAAGTAAGGAAAGCATTTAGGACAGTGTGTTGCAATCGAAAACAAAACAGTGGACAGATATGCATTTAGGAAAATAAAGTATATCGGTGTCATGGAGGTCTGACAACCACTTTGTTTTTGCttatgtgatttttaaaaagtccttAGGGTCAATGTACAATATAACAGTGTGTTCACTGCGTCAATCAAATCCTCTTGCCAGGCAGGGCGCTTGGGAAAGGTAGTGGATGCCGGTaagcatgatgatgatgtaacaTCCTATTTACATCCCTGTTGGCCTAATCTGCCTAGGACTGGCTGTGTCATCTCCCTTGGGTGGTCATGTTGGAGCCTCCTACTAGTGAGACACTCACTTAATCCTCCTCActgatggaaaaacaagaagtggtgcttgcttttctttgtcctcaGATCGCTTATAAATCCTGTTTTGGCGGAATTTTCAGGCATAGGTAAAGCCTCTAACAGTTGTCCAAATTATTGTATTTGTAGTTGATTGATATGtactgcctctgctgctgctgatgatgtgtatttcttttctgtctctgaaggATTGCAAAGTCACAGTGTCAACTGTTGGCTGACCTACATCCCCAGGATCCAACCTTTCTAACAACAGATCAGTTACTGCAAGATGTGTTTTGAACGAGAGATGGTGTGGATCGTCAGTTACTGGCCAACTAAAAATCCATCCTCTTGGGAAAAGAACGATTGAACTCTTTTGGAGAAGACGCCCCGGCAACAAAGATATTTCTTCAGCAGAagaggacaggaaacaggagagaTATTTGATCAATGAATCAGCGCTGTCTTTCCAAAACTTGTTGTAAGAATAAGGAAAGTTAACAAGCTGATGAAACCGTCTTGAGAGATGATGAATCGCTACACCACCCTGAAGCAGCTGGGTGATGGCACCTATGGCAGCGTACTAATGGGGAGAAGCAACGAGTCTGGAGAACTGGTGGCTATCAAGAGGTGAAGATGATCTCTTTGTCTTAAAGATTTAAAGATCCTttccactcaaaaatgtgtttttcttaagTCACCTAAAATGTCTGACTATAATGATTTGTATCTGTGCAAAGTTTGTCACTAGATTGATGTTTTCAAATTCCTCTAATAAAGGAGGAGATGTCTATGCGCTCCCCTCAAATCTGAGATTCAAAGTTACCCTGGACAAGCTAGATTTGGTACGTCACAAATTTGAAAGCCTGTCGCCGTCTAATATGCTAATACTGTCACTGCCTATGAGCCAGTTCCTAGGCAAACTTGGTTGGCTGTCAAGATAAACAGATAACGGTATTACACGCAATAATAAAAATCTCAGCCAGATGGAATATATCTTTCTGCAAACTTTGATTAGGTCTCTAATATAGAATTACATATTAACAACATGACAATGTGAGCACAATGTAGCACCATAATAAATATTATTGTATGTTTCATAACCACTAACGCTGTGTCAACCACTGTCAGTTACAAGATAACAAACAACATATGAACTACACTTACCATTCTGATACAGTTGCTGATTTTTGTccactttaaaatgtgtctggAGAGGAATATTGTCTatcttgtttctctttgttagACATTACAGTATATTGATATTATATTAGTATTGCAAATTGTGCAAGTGTGAGAGTTTGGTTAGTTTAATATTGTGGTATAATTTCTTTCTCCAGTTTTAAAGGCTGCTTTACATTATAGAGAAGTTGTACAATTCAGTTAATCTACAGTATTGACTGTTCTACAACAGCCACAAGCTTATATTAAACATTGTATAAAAGCCACAATAATAACACTGTGATATTTGATTTTCGACAATATTACCAAACTTTGCGACAGAGACTTTATGATGTCTTTAGGTTTCCATATATATGTTGCTCATGATAAATCCAAATGTAGTTTAGATTTTAAATGTAGATGTTTTGCAAAGCAGATGtactttaaaaatgcaaaatgtactCTAACACTCTTACTTCATGAATTTTTCTTTGCAAGAGATAAACGTCTTACTAACAGAAATTCAAAGTGAAATCTAGGGCTAAGGGCCACTGGTTTCCGGCTGTCACCAGGGCAAACAAACCAGCTTACATGCCTTTGTTTCAGCAGCATGGCAGCAGGGTTCAATAATAGATGAGAAACCGGGGAGATGCGTCCACTGGTTGATCACCTGGTTACCATGCAAGACTATACATGGTGACGGTGAAAGGGAGTGAAAGTCGAGGGAGTGTGTCAGGTTGCTGACATTGTGGAAGGGACAGCCGAAACTGGCGGGTGCccagaggggagaaaaagacaTCTGCACGTCCTGTAACTCTTACATAATTCCAGTTAGAGGGACAGGTAAAGGTGTCCTTGTTTTAATATACATAACAGCACATGCTGCGATAAAACTGACAACTTAATGTATCAGCTGAGTCAAGGTGTGTTTTACACTTAAATCAAGCAGAAAACAATAATGGCAAAGCCTTTACAGTTTAGAATATGAATTTATGTCACTTTACAATCTACAGcttttgctggttttcttcttgaaatgagctgaaattAGAGATGTCTcaaaaaagctgaattattGATGGAGACAGACAAAGGAATTTTGTAAAGGTAAtgactgtactgtatgttggaGGTAATATGTGCGGCTCGCATATGTGATGTCTTCTGTTCTTTAGTTGATGCATGTTTAATCTGTACTCCAACTTAATGTGTGGTTTTGACTTTATTTCACAGAATGAAGAGGAAGTTTTACTCTTGGGAAGAATGTATGAACCTAAGGGAGGTGAAGGTGAGGATGGTGATACTTTGGGCAGGTCATGGGACAGTTTATATCAATAGTACTTCCAGTAACTGGCAACAGGGGGAGACAGCTGCTGAGAACTGTTGCCAGTTACTGTTACctcaaaaagttttttttgtgtatttttgcatttagAATATTGCAaatcagctgctctctgccaTTTGATTCTAATTCATAAttgtaaacatttaatttcattgtcgaacaattctgtgttttatgtctaTTCTAAACCATGAGTGCTGTTATTCTTGCCCTTTTCCATGATTTATCACACCAGTCACTGAAGAAGCTGAACCATGCGAATGTGGTGAAACTGAAGGAGGTAATCAGAGAGAATGATCACCTCTACTTTGTCTTTGAGTATATGAAGGAGAACCTCTACCAGCTCATGAAGGACAGGTAAGTACTGTAAATACTTTACAATGCAAATATTTGTACAAGGTATATAACATAAGTGGTGTAGTTATCATTATCATAACATAGCACAAAGTTTCCAGATGTCAGCGTCTGGTCAGGAGTCTCCAGACTGACATGCCTGAAACATGGTCAGTTCTAGATTGTGATGTAATTTGGATGATCTGATGGGATCCAATGTTTCCAGTGgaatatattatatttctgGTACCATGCTCTTAAAAGTTCACACTTGCCCTACATTCAGCTCTCCCTTGCGCACTGCAGACAGCAGACTAATACCGTCTGTGGGGGAAGCCCCGAGGTTTTTGTTAGTTTGGAAACCATTGTTTGTACTGCACCTGGGTTTGTCCTCTGTGTAAGACAAAAAGTACACAAGTTGAGGAAGCCCTCAATGTTTTACAGCTAGTCAGTTTAGTGGcttaatgtgtatttttatgtatgCCTTGTTTTTCATTCTATTTTACCAGTTAGTGTATGTGTACAAAGGCAAACATAAAGCTGTTTAGTAATGATGCAAAGCAGACTCATGAGAATTCTACCAATTTTTATGCTTTCAGAAAAAAGTTGTTCCCTGAATCAGTGATACGAAACATAAGCTTTCAGATTTTACAAGGCCTGTCATTTATTCACAAACATGGTAGGTGTACCGTGTTCCCTTCATGCCTTGCATGAGTGGTTGCATACTGCAAGATTCATAGAACACGTTATTGCAACTGTAAAGCTCTGAAGTATTGAATATTTCAACCAAAATCCTGAATTGTCAACTGGTGATAGGTTGATCAGAATCTTGCTGTTTGTGAACCTTTCATACCTGCCTCATCTAACTCACTGTCTGCATTTCTATAATTAATGGATGTGTGGATGCCTCATATGTGGGTGCAAGTTTTAAAAATTGTACAAAGAACTCAATTATACAAGCTTTtgtatgtgtaaatgcaatgcCCATGCCTCCACACAGCCAGAACACATGAACCTTTCaggatttctctctcttttaactgcatttctttcatttcccttttacccctctttccttccttctctttgcTCGGCTGCTAGAGAGAATAAGATGTTCTCAGAGAATGAAATTAGGAACATCTTGTTTCAAGTGCTGTCTGGGTTGGTTTTTGTACATAAGCATGGTAAGAGGCTTTACTCTATCATTCTTTTCCTGCTCAGAAGTAGCATGACCTTCCAGCTGTTGCTTtgggtgtgtttgatgttttaaaaagaCTTGTAATGTAGTGCCACCCTCAGGTAGAACACCACAAGCTCAGTATGTACAATATGTTGTACGTGTTTAATTCACTATGCCTAGCAGGTGTGTTTTTACGTAGATACATATAAGAGACCTGGGCCATATTATATTTTACAATAGCATTAAATATTTTAGCTCCACTAGGCACCTGGCACTTTCATTTCACTATAAATCAAGATGCAGTGTATTTTTTGCTTGAAGTCTCTTCATGCTTAGAATTTAGATCATGTATTATTATAGTTGTATCTATAAAATGCCTTCACATGCAACTACTTTCATTAATACTACCtggattattttattttcaacacatgACGAAGAATGTTGGCACCGTAACTGGTAAAGCTGATGTGCCAACATTTGTATTTAGATAGATTCCCTTTAATATCTGCATGTGGCAACTACATGACTGTGCATAGAAGATTAGGCAAATAAAACAGCTTGATAAGGTTAGCAAAACGATGTGTCCATGGTTagataataaaaatgtcaatgCTGAATACTCAGGCCTTGAATACACAGACCCTCAAACCAGGGCCACTGCTGTGGAAGGCAAGTATGCATCTATTCACCAGCTCGTCAGTATTCCTTTTCATGTGTCATCTGAACTTAGTACAACAAATGAATCTGAAATACTGGGGTAGAGTAGTGTGATTGTAATTTGGTTGTTTGGCCGTTTAGAGACCCAATTTAAAGGTGGCGTTTACTCTATAAACAGGGGCTCAGCTTGATATGAACTTTTCTACAGGTTTCTTTCATCGAGACATGAAGCCAGAGAATCTGCTGTGCATGGGTCCAGAGCTGGTGAAAATAGCAGATTTTGGACTGGCCAGAGAGATCCGCTCCAAACCTCCATACACAGACTATGTATCAACTAGATGGTGAGAGTATTGTCCAGGCGTCAATAGCCAtctaaaacacaaatgaaagcatATGCATCAGTTACAGCGTGGTAGACTGCTTGTGAGTTCAAGCAAAAGAAAATTATTAACATTGTATGCATTATACTCATATATTTAGAGATACACTATGGGTTGTTGGCTGTCTTATTTAAGTATGTTCTCTGCCCAGGTACCGAGCTCCAGAGGTCCTGCTCCGGTCGTCGACCTACAGCTCTCCTATTGACCTGTGGGCTGTGGGTTGCATCATGGCTGAACTCTACACTCTTAGACCTCTTTTCCCTGGCAACAGTGAAGTGGATGAGATCTTTAAGATCTGCCAAGTCTTAGGCACCGTCAAAAAGGTGAGACGAAACTGAAAGGAGGGAGGTGGAAATAACTGACCTTTATTCTGTAATTACTTAAAACTTTTTGGAAGCTGAAATTAATTGAAACAATATCCCCAATGTTATGTTTAAGGTTATTTAGAGAGAATGTGTTTACCATATAAAACTAAATAGCACGTAAGTAGGCCAAGAGCAgtgttcctctctctgtggtgCAAAGCAGCTTAAGTGTGCTCCATGCCGAACAGGATGCCCACTTCATTTCAAAGGCTTTCCCCAAATCCATGCCTATTTACTCTGATTGCTAAGCAGAGAGCAGTCAGAGCCCATTTTTGGTATGACCTGGCCAGGAACTAAATCTGTGACCTCAACCACAAGGGCAGGCATGGGCAGGCATCCACTGCCACTGATGTATATGTTACATTGTTCATTGATGTGTAGGTTATAGAAGTGCAACATCTAATTAATAAATATGACAGTATTTACAATATGAAATACATAAACAGTAAAAAACCATCTGATTTTCTCTTCCCTTAGACGGATTGGCCAGAGGGCTACCAACTAGCGTCTGCAATGAACTTTCGTTTCCCCCAATGTGTGCCGACCCACCTGAAGACCCTCATCCCCAATGCCAGCAATGAGGCTATCACCCTGATGAAGGACCTGCTGCAGTGGGACCCCAAAAAAAGACCCACTGCTGTACAGGTAGGCACTAGGCGAGGCTGTGGCTCAAGGTCGAGTTAAGGTGTAGTTATATAGTAAAAGGTCAAGATTGTCATGTCTGttcaatgaaaatgattttttttggaaGTGAAAGTAATGAATATTTACgtattatatatttacatatatactTTATTTAACCCAATCTGGGAAATACCATATATTAGTATAACTTTGAATATCAAGCTACATTTAAACAGATTCATTGAAACTAAAAATTGTAGGCCCATACTTAGAATTTTATACAGCCAGTCACACAGTCTGTATATGATGGGACAAAAGCAACAGGTGTCTGCGACTGCCCCAAGTTTTCATGCATCATGACTTTATAGAGGCCAGAGTGTAACCTGGACTTCAAGGACCTATTTGGGCATACTTTTAGCTTAATCCTAAAAAACATACCTGTTCTCAGTGAAGCAATTTCCATGACAGTGCAACGCTCTCCACTACATGCAGATTATCTGGAGTTCCAATACTGAGATTGCATTAGTATTCTAATCCTAGTCATTTTAAATAGTGCTTAAGCCATACTTCATTTCCTCTGCCACTGCTAAATGTTCTACCTCTGCTGGTGTGCTCTGTGTCATAAGCAACACATGGTCGTCACATAGTTAGAcataatttacacacacacagtgagactgCGGGCCATAATTAGGGCCCTGTGTAGGAAACACCTTATCTGTTGGAGTGACAATGCTTTTCCATTTCGTGCTTATAAAGCTCCCAGGTGTAGGTGTTCTAGTGTTATGCCATTTTAAGAAAGCAATTTGGATTCATTTTAAGCCTACTCAGCAAAAATGCAGGATTGCATATTTGAAtggaataaaaaacaaaggttTGAGTGTACACGGTTCATGTTCTTTGTATGCAAAGGCTTTTTAAGTCCGTGGCTCTTGTGTTATGGAGTCCATAAGGTTTCAGGCCTCTGCATTCTGCTCGAAAACAATGCTTGCCGAATATTCATAATAACAGAATAACAATCTGTTTTGTGTTCTGCTTCCTATCTAGGCCTTGCGTTACCCGTACTTCCAGGTAGGCCAGATCTTAGGGCCTCGTCCTCAGAGCCAGGAGGTCAAGAAGGTCCAGGCCAGGCCGCTGGGCCAAAAGCAGGCCTCGGAGCCCAAGACTGATCCCCAGCAGTCTTCCTCTGAGTCCAAAGCCTCCACATCCTCCTGCagaaaccaacagcagcagcagcatcatcagccTCTTCAACAGATCCCCCTTCCCCAGACTGAGAGTAAACCAGGAGGCCTCAGCCATGCAGTGAGTGTCTTTATGCAAATCAGAaccttatttattttatttcatatttaatagAATTAAAGTGTGAAAGCACCTAAGATTATGCAGATAAATAGGCTGTATTTGGATTTGCCAGAATACTAGTACATAAAGGAGTCCTTCTGGCCCCTGACTTTGCATTTCAGACACCTCTTCTGAGGAGTAAGACTTTTTTCGGTATAAAGTGCCTTAATACAACTTTTAATCCAAGTTTTAGCAGAGCTCGTCGTATATACAACCTACTCCATTGCCTGCTCGCTAGCGCCCCCTGAGGGGTAAGACTTGTAGGACAATGAAAGTAGCAAAGAGCTCAAGTTAAGTTGAGAAGACAGCTTTTATCAATGAACATGCCATTTTGTGTGGGCACCTattctttcatcttcctctgcagaAAGCAGCATCGCTGGGCAGTGAGAACAGCATTGGTGCCGGTGGGATGGGGGTGCTGAAGAGTGGCCGCCGTCGCTGGGGCCAGACTGTGGCCAAGACCTCAGACAGCTGGGAGGAGCCTGACCCGTCAGAAACCGCCGCCTCCAACTCCAAGAAACCCAGCCTGGGgaatgcagaggaggagaggagcccTAAGGAGCACCGCCCACAGTCAGTGCTGCAATGTTTGAACAGAACTGGATTGACAATATGACAAAAATTTGAGCACTGACACTCAGGATTTCACTGCATTGAAGGAtataaaaaatgtgtctgtaatTTAGCTGTCTCATGCATCATGCATTATTTAAAGTGGTAGTAGAGTATCTTAGTTGTGAAGCATTTCATCATTGTCATATAGTTTGTAAAATTATATATACTGAAATATTTGGTAAATGTTTAAACGCTTAACACTCAGAGGAGTAGGACAATCATTCAAGACTTTAATAGCTAAAATTAGGCTTTTTGGGTGCAGAGCTTTTAAGTGtctgatttctgttttcaggCCCAAGGAGCAGAAGCCTCTTTATTCCTTCAGCACAGTTACTAAATTACCCAACAATGTTAAGCTTGGGCAAATGGACTCCAATCTCCCAGGATCTGCTGCACGGCAGCACTATCTGAGCCAGTCACGATACTTGCCAGGTAAGACTCCATGACTAACAGCCACTCGGGTCATCTTTATCATTGGAAATAGAACACCATAATGTAGTGTTATACAAACAATTTTTCCATTCTCTTTGTGGGTTTGCATCATTTCCCCTCTTAAACtcacatgaaaatgtatttataagATTTGTTGTATCTGTGTCAGGTGACTTATTGCTGGGAGATCTAATTACCTTTCCTGTTTGCAGACATCCGATGACAGTTACTACCTCAAGCAAACCTCAGAAACTCATATCAGCTGGCCCATTAACGCAAATACCAgtgatttaattaattaaagtaAATCAGGTTTTGTAGAAAAATTCATGGAATTATATCACAAGCACTCTGTCTTTATGGCTACccagtttttctttgtctcagaTGTCCTTTGATTGTGTGATGAAGGGGTTTGTAGATATTTTGAGATTCCCTGTAGTGATTTGTCATTCAAGCATTACGGTGACTGACTCCACTCAATAAATTATATAAGGAGCATCCTCGTGTCAAGTAAAAACAATAGGGGGTCACTGCATTACTTTGGAGCCACCTGATCTGCCAGTTTTAGAAAAATGCAACATGGTGCTTTTAGTATTCATACCCTTGATTTCACATTACATAATTTCTTTTGCCTTAAGGGTTGATCAGCAAACATCAGACTTCTTCTGGAGATAAGGACTTGACTGGTATGACGCTGCGCGATCTGTGGGAGAACTCCTCCAACACTGTAAATAAACCTCTTGCACCTATTGGAGGAGGCTTACCTGTCACCAGAGCCAACGCAGGTAAGGACTGATGTCTAATGAAGAGGTGTGAAGAGATTTGATGGAGTGTGCTcagccctaaccctaacctgggGCTCAGGTTTCCAAATTTCACCAACGTGTTGAAGAAATCACACTTTAGAAAAATTACAGGGTTTTCTGTCAACAGCATGTAGCGCTCTCATAACGTAGAAAAGAACTGAATGACTTATGTCCCAGGATATTCATGGAGAATTACAAAAACCAGTGTGCCACAAAAAGACAAACCTTTTAATGCACGTATCCTGTTACATTTGCCAGTTTTTGTGTCGTGATGCTTCAGTGAGTATTTCACTCCTTCTCAGTGTTTATTTTACCTCTCATCTGAACAAAAATGTTGTGTAATAATAACAAATTGCACCCACTGTGCACATACACTGTGACTCTCACATAAAGTATGACAAAACAACTTTGTAGCTTCTAGCAAAAATAACTATCCTTCACAGAGTCTGTAACTGAGCTAAACCATTGCGGTTGACTTCAAAACTCGGCAATAAAGCTATTTATTCGGAGACATACATAAATAATGACTACAGCTTGACTTGCTTCACTTTGCCATGCAGCGGAAACCTGGCGACTGTCAGTGTCACATGCTGTTACATAATATGACCTGTTCTCTGTGACACAAAGGCTCtaaatgctaatgatgctgCTAATGTCTCCTGATCAGTAGTTATAGGGTCATTGACCAAAGCCTTGCTGGAGAGAGCCTAAGCGTCTGCGACTTTAGAGATGGGACACCTCTATAAATCATTTGTCATGTAGACAGACACATAATATGGGTCCCCACGGTGCTCCCTCCTTCCCActcttcttctgcctctttATTTCGCcttgtctctccctccccattGCTTATTCATGGGATTAAGACTGTCGGTGTAAGATCAAGTGTTCCTTAAATGGCCCTCAACTGCACCCCCTGCTCATTTGTCCCACCTCCcaacactcaaacaaacagcaacgTTTGTTTTGATATCATTACCTGTGAATACAATTTTtcaattctttctttttttttacgttGTTCATATGCCCATGATTTTTCTCACAATTTTCTCAAccatgtctgtttttctcatccttctttctctctgattgCATGCACATTTGCTCCAACTCTACTTTTCGCTGTGAGACTAGAAGAGAATGCATCTAAATCTGAGGATAGCCCACCAGAGAAAACGGTTGTTAAAGAAAGAATACTGGAGAAAATTGATCTCTCCAAAGGTATTTAACTGAGACGACTTCACATAAATggttatgttgtattttacagttGGAGGCAATGCTGTACATTTAGGTATCTCTGACTCTTTTACTGTAAGTTACTTGTCATGCAGAAGCTCCTTTGTGCATAAACACCGTAGTCGTAGTTAGTATGGCAGCTTCGGGTATTCAGCCAGCGACTTAACATGTGAAAGAAAGCAGCTGCTAAAGGCTCTGCAGGAGACGAGGGTGCAAATACACAGTTTAAGCGGAGAACTAAGAGCTCCAGTTGCTAAATAGATGCTAAATTGCACTACAACCACAACGTCTTCATAAGGGAACAATGAGGCTTTTCACTAATTATACTGATAACCATCTGTGACTGCAGGTGAAGCAGACCGATGGTGTCGCTGGAAAAGCTGAATGACTTCAATCACTTGATCTTAGTCACTGTTGGGTCCTCAGGAGCTGTTGCATATGCAGTAGCTACCACACACATGTTCACGCAAATAATTTGTATCAGTAAAGCCATGTGTGAAAACATCTATTAGGTGTGTTTACTTaagttttcttcatttgtttgtgttttaaaaggtgcaCATTATTTTATCTTGCGTAATGTTGACTAGAAGTCCATGCTGGTTGGGTACCTGGAGGGAGCAACaatgaaatacataaaatgaaGGCCCTTTAACTatgtctgtcttctcttttaGGGAACTTTGTCAGCACCAAATACAACCTCTCTGGTGCTTACATGCCCTCATTCCAAAAGAAAGAGGTGGGCTCTGTGGGACAGAGAATCCAGCTTGCCCCACTGGCTGGCCAGCACACAAGTAAGATTTTATTCCATCCATGTAAAGCTAACAAAATAATCCTTGATACTTTTAGATCAGATAACCTCCCCACACCCCTACTTATCTAGCTCAACCGGTTGCACTCATCATCATTTCTTAATCTTAAGTAAATACTGTGTCTGTATCCTGTAAGAATAGCTGCTCTCTTGTATGGTCGTCCAGTGCTCAACCATTATACCATGCCTGACTGTTCCTAGTCCTTTACTCTTGCTCTCTGTTCAGTTTCCACTTTCTCATCTGCTGTTTCCAGCCAAACTCTCACTCACTGAGATGTTTCTTTCTCTTATCTTCACCCTTTCAGTCaatctttcttcctctcctgataacaaaaaagacaaacaaaaatctgcCAAGGCCAAGCCCATATCCAACTCATCTTTGAGTGAAACTAATGAAGGTATTACCATTTTCTAATAGTTGCTACaaggttttaattaaaaatcaagtcttatttatttttagctggtgtgaatgtgtcttGTGTCACATAGAAAAAGGctataaataaacacagatacCTGGATATGTTTGTAATATATGGTGataaactgactgactggcatGTTACTCCAGATTACGAGGGCTGGAAGAGGAGGGCAGACAGGACTCAGATGAAGGGCAGCAACTACTCGGCCCT
Coding sequences within:
- the mak gene encoding serine/threonine-protein kinase MAK isoform X1; the encoded protein is MMNRYTTLKQLGDGTYGSVLMGRSNESGELVAIKRMKRKFYSWEECMNLREVKSLKKLNHANVVKLKEVIRENDHLYFVFEYMKENLYQLMKDRENKMFSENEIRNILFQVLSGLVFVHKHGFFHRDMKPENLLCMGPELVKIADFGLAREIRSKPPYTDYVSTRWYRAPEVLLRSSTYSSPIDLWAVGCIMAELYTLRPLFPGNSEVDEIFKICQVLGTVKKTDWPEGYQLASAMNFRFPQCVPTHLKTLIPNASNEAITLMKDLLQWDPKKRPTAVQALRYPYFQVGQILGPRPQSQEVKKVQARPLGQKQASEPKTDPQQSSSESKASTSSCRNQQQQQHHQPLQQIPLPQTESKPGGLSHAKAASLGSENSIGAGGMGVLKSGRRRWGQTVAKTSDSWEEPDPSETAASNSKKPSLGNAEEERSPKEHRPQPKEQKPLYSFSTVTKLPNNVKLGQMDSNLPGSAARQHYLSQSRYLPGLISKHQTSSGDKDLTGMTLRDLWENSSNTVNKPLAPIGGGLPVTRANAEENASKSEDSPPEKTVVKERILEKIDLSKGNFVSTKYNLSGAYMPSFQKKEVGSVGQRIQLAPLAGQHTINLSSSPDNKKDKQKSAKAKPISNSSLSETNEDYEGWKRRADRTQMKGSNYSALGKTSGNLLTRAPAVQPVHGRVDWTSKYGGNR
- the mak gene encoding serine/threonine-protein kinase MAK isoform X4, with amino-acid sequence MMNRYTTLKQLGDGTYGSVLMGRSNESGELVAIKRMKRKFYSWEECMNLREVKSLKKLNHANVVKLKEVIRENDHLYFVFEYMKENLYQLMKDRENKMFSENEIRNILFQVLSGLVFVHKHGFFHRDMKPENLLCMGPELVKIADFGLAREIRSKPPYTDYVSTRWYRAPEVLLRSSTYSSPIDLWAVGCIMAELYTLRPLFPGNSEVDEIFKICQVLGTVKKTDWPEGYQLASAMNFRFPQCVPTHLKTLIPNASNEAITLMKDLLQWDPKKRPTAVQALRYPYFQVGQILGPRPQSQEVKKVQARPLGQKQASEPKTDPQQSSSESKASTSSCRNQQQQQHHQPLQQIPLPQTESKPGGLSHAKAASLGSENSIGAGGMGVLKSGRRRWGQTVAKTSDSWEEPDPSETAASNSKKPSLGNAEEERSPKEHRPQPKEQKPLYSFSTVTKLPNNVKLGQMDSNLPGSAARQHYLSQSRYLPGLISKHQTSSGDKDLTGMTLRDLWENSSNTVNKPLAPIGGGLPVTRANAEENASKSEDSPPEKTVVKERILEKIDLSKGNFVSTKYNLSGAYMPSFQKKEVGSVGQRIQLAPLAGQHTNYEGWKRRADRTQMKGSNYSALGKTSGNLLTRAPAVQPVHGRVDWTSKYGGNR
- the mak gene encoding serine/threonine-protein kinase MAK isoform X5, whose amino-acid sequence is MMNRYTTLKQLGDGTYGSVLMGRSNESGELVAIKRMKRKFYSWEECMNLREVKSLKKLNHANVVKLKEVIRENDHLYFVFEYMKENLYQLMKDRKKLFPESVIRNISFQILQGLSFIHKHGFFHRDMKPENLLCMGPELVKIADFGLAREIRSKPPYTDYVSTRWYRAPEVLLRSSTYSSPIDLWAVGCIMAELYTLRPLFPGNSEVDEIFKICQVLGTVKKTDWPEGYQLASAMNFRFPQCVPTHLKTLIPNASNEAITLMKDLLQWDPKKRPTAVQALRYPYFQVGQILGPRPQSQEVKKVQARPLGQKQASEPKTDPQQSSSESKASTSSCRNQQQQQHHQPLQQIPLPQTESKPGGLSHAKAASLGSENSIGAGGMGVLKSGRRRWGQTVAKTSDSWEEPDPSETAASNSKKPSLGNAEEERSPKEHRPQPKEQKPLYSFSTVTKLPNNVKLGQMDSNLPGSAARQHYLSQSRYLPGLISKHQTSSGDKDLTGMTLRDLWENSSNTVNKPLAPIGGGLPVTRANAEENASKSEDSPPEKTVVKERILEKIDLSKGNFVSTKYNLSGAYMPSFQKKEVGSVGQRIQLAPLAGQHTNYEGWKRRADRTQMKGSNYSALGKTSGNLLTRAPAVQPVHGRVDWTSKYGGNR